One part of the Sporosarcina ureae genome encodes these proteins:
- the miaA gene encoding tRNA (adenosine(37)-N6)-dimethylallyltransferase MiaA, which yields MNLPFDVLAVVGPTASGKTALSTALAKSFNGEIINGDAMQVYKELDIGTAKIHASEMNGIPHHFFDVKEPTESFSVAEYQQAVRQWIADIQSRGKLPIIVGGSGMYVQSVLFDYRFTEQAADSEVRARLEQELEAKGADVLHARLTELDPKSSEKIHPNNHRRLVRALEILEVTGLTKQDHEQQSGNQPMYRSLIIGLDLPRELLYERIDLRVEQMVEAGLFKEVQKLWDKGIRQTQSVQAIGYKELISYFDGKLTKEQSIEAVMKNTRNYAKRQLTYFRNKLPVQWVNANQSTEEIFQATCKIIKDFQK from the coding sequence ATGAATCTGCCATTTGATGTACTAGCAGTAGTAGGACCTACAGCTTCAGGGAAGACAGCACTAAGTACAGCGCTTGCCAAATCATTTAATGGAGAAATCATTAATGGAGACGCTATGCAAGTCTATAAAGAACTGGATATCGGTACGGCTAAGATCCATGCATCTGAAATGAATGGAATTCCACATCATTTCTTTGATGTAAAAGAACCGACAGAGTCGTTTTCTGTGGCGGAATATCAACAGGCAGTTAGACAATGGATTGCAGATATTCAATCTCGCGGGAAATTACCGATTATTGTAGGTGGTAGCGGAATGTATGTACAATCGGTGCTATTCGATTATCGATTTACAGAACAGGCTGCTGATTCTGAAGTGCGTGCGCGTCTGGAGCAAGAGCTTGAAGCAAAAGGTGCTGATGTATTGCATGCAAGACTGACGGAGTTAGATCCGAAAAGCTCGGAGAAAATACACCCAAACAATCACAGACGTCTTGTGCGTGCACTTGAGATCCTTGAAGTGACTGGTCTGACAAAACAAGATCACGAACAACAGTCAGGAAATCAGCCGATGTATCGCTCGTTGATTATTGGACTTGATCTTCCCCGCGAACTACTTTATGAGAGAATCGATTTGCGTGTTGAACAAATGGTAGAAGCAGGTTTGTTTAAAGAAGTCCAGAAATTATGGGATAAGGGAATTCGTCAAACGCAATCAGTTCAGGCGATAGGCTATAAAGAGTTGATCTCCTACTTTGATGGAAAATTGACGAAAGAACAATCAATTGAAGCTGTGATGAAAAACACACGTAATTACGCGAAAAGACAGCTTACCTATTTCCGTAATAAATTACCGGTTCAATGGGTAAATGCTAATCAATCTACAGAAGAAATTTTTCAAGCAACTTGTAAAATAATAAAGGATTTTCAGAAGTAA
- the hfq gene encoding RNA chaperone Hfq, giving the protein MAQGNMQDTFLNSLRKNNTFVTIFLLNGFQLKGLIKSYDNYTVLLESDGKQQLIYKHAISTYAPSKPVILKDEQ; this is encoded by the coding sequence ATGGCACAAGGAAATATGCAAGATACGTTTTTGAATTCTTTACGTAAGAACAACACATTCGTTACAATCTTTTTGCTTAACGGTTTTCAATTGAAAGGTCTAATCAAGTCATATGACAATTATACCGTTCTACTCGAGTCAGATGGTAAACAACAGCTGATTTATAAGCATGCAATCTCTACGTATGCTCCTTCGAAACCGGTTATTTTAAAAGATGAACAATAA
- the mutS gene encoding DNA mismatch repair protein MutS, with translation MSEHTPMMQQYLKIKEQYTDAFLFFRLGDFYEMFFEDAVNASALLEITLTSRDSGARDRIPMCGIPYHSATGYIETLIHKGHKVAICEQMEDPRSVKGIVKREVVKVITPGTLTEGKTIDTEANHFIGAVDSLGNQCYALAYLDVGTGEGKVELIEGSERTLLAEIEALGMKEIIVDEQLHVIFAELFESREIMLSIEDTEHSGSIGHDTYEHLPVELQEACRKLQSYLLRMQKMVFGHIRPFIYIEKNTKLSIDANSMRNLELVQTIRSGKKEGTLFWVLDETVTAMGARKLRMWIHQPLAQRQAIENRLETVNNLIDEYFLREELLEELHDVYDVERLAGRISMGSASARDLAQLRNSLSHIPKLKQLLKESKRPMLQQFAEKMDPCQETFQLLTDAIAVNPPISAKDGGLILDGYHEKLDELRDASRNGKNWLAQLEQKERQLTGIKTLKIGYNRIFGYYIEITKSNIHLADLSRYERKQTLANAERYITTELKEKEELILNAEADSQTLELELFQSIREQVKGDVQRIQQLAAVISELDVLLAFAKVSEKNQYVRPEFHAGKAVDIQNGRHPVVEKMMNHSLYIPNSCTLAEDENMLLITGPNMSGKSTYMRQVALTVVMAQIGCFVPCEKAVLPITDQIFTRIGAADDVASGQSTFMMEMMESQYALAHASSHSLLLFDEIGRGTSTYDGMALAQAMMEYIHEEIGANTLFSTHYHELTQLEDVLDRLLNVHVAAKEQNGKVVFLHKVLPGAADRSYGIHVAELAGLPADVVGRAKTLLQRFEEDSTTKGASSVSEQLAFFDTTSEPIFSPETQTLLEEIEAIDLMNMTPMQTMQKLMEWKERLMQDKKE, from the coding sequence ATGTCTGAACATACACCAATGATGCAACAATATTTGAAAATTAAAGAACAATATACGGACGCGTTTTTATTCTTCCGTTTGGGAGATTTCTATGAAATGTTTTTTGAGGATGCTGTTAACGCATCTGCATTATTAGAAATCACATTAACGAGTAGGGACTCAGGCGCACGTGATCGTATACCAATGTGCGGTATTCCGTATCACTCCGCCACAGGATATATTGAAACATTAATTCATAAAGGTCATAAAGTAGCGATATGCGAGCAAATGGAAGACCCGCGATCGGTAAAAGGAATTGTTAAACGTGAAGTAGTCAAAGTGATTACACCTGGCACATTAACAGAAGGTAAAACGATTGACACAGAAGCCAATCATTTTATCGGTGCCGTCGATAGTCTCGGTAATCAATGTTATGCATTAGCTTATCTAGATGTGGGTACGGGCGAAGGAAAAGTAGAACTAATAGAAGGAAGTGAGCGTACACTGCTTGCTGAAATCGAAGCTCTTGGCATGAAGGAGATTATTGTAGATGAGCAACTTCATGTCATTTTCGCAGAACTGTTCGAAAGTCGGGAAATTATGCTTTCGATTGAAGACACAGAGCATTCGGGATCGATTGGTCACGACACATATGAACATTTGCCGGTAGAACTACAAGAAGCTTGTCGCAAATTACAATCGTATCTGTTGCGTATGCAGAAAATGGTTTTCGGTCACATTCGTCCTTTTATCTATATAGAGAAAAATACAAAACTATCGATCGATGCGAACTCAATGCGGAATTTAGAACTTGTACAAACCATTCGTTCTGGAAAAAAAGAAGGTACATTGTTCTGGGTATTGGATGAAACCGTTACGGCGATGGGGGCAAGAAAATTACGCATGTGGATTCACCAGCCGCTAGCTCAGCGTCAGGCGATTGAAAATCGTCTGGAAACTGTAAATAACTTAATTGATGAATATTTCTTACGTGAAGAACTACTGGAAGAATTACATGACGTCTATGATGTGGAACGACTTGCTGGAAGAATCTCTATGGGCAGTGCGAGCGCTCGTGACTTGGCGCAGTTAAGGAATTCATTGTCCCATATACCGAAACTTAAACAATTACTGAAGGAATCTAAACGTCCAATGTTGCAACAGTTTGCTGAGAAAATGGACCCGTGTCAAGAAACTTTTCAATTACTAACGGATGCAATCGCAGTTAACCCACCTATATCAGCCAAAGATGGTGGATTAATACTAGACGGCTATCATGAGAAATTGGATGAGCTTCGGGATGCGTCACGTAACGGAAAGAATTGGTTAGCGCAGCTCGAGCAAAAAGAACGGCAGCTGACGGGGATTAAAACGTTGAAAATTGGCTATAATCGTATATTTGGTTATTATATTGAGATTACAAAATCCAATATTCATTTAGCTGATCTGTCACGCTATGAACGCAAGCAGACACTCGCCAATGCGGAGCGATATATAACAACAGAGTTAAAAGAAAAAGAAGAGCTAATTTTAAATGCGGAAGCAGACAGCCAGACATTAGAACTTGAATTGTTCCAATCCATTCGTGAACAAGTAAAAGGAGACGTACAAAGAATTCAACAACTGGCTGCTGTCATCAGTGAACTGGATGTACTTCTAGCATTTGCGAAAGTGTCGGAGAAAAATCAATACGTTCGACCCGAATTCCATGCAGGGAAAGCAGTCGATATACAAAATGGCCGGCATCCTGTCGTAGAGAAAATGATGAATCATTCTCTATATATTCCAAATTCCTGCACGCTTGCTGAAGATGAAAATATGCTGCTCATAACAGGTCCAAATATGTCCGGTAAGAGTACATATATGCGCCAAGTAGCACTGACTGTAGTGATGGCGCAAATCGGTTGTTTCGTACCTTGTGAAAAGGCTGTATTGCCTATTACAGATCAAATTTTCACGAGGATTGGGGCAGCAGATGATGTAGCGTCTGGCCAAAGTACATTTATGATGGAAATGATGGAGTCTCAATATGCACTTGCACATGCGTCGTCTCACAGCTTGTTATTGTTTGACGAGATCGGACGCGGCACTTCAACATATGATGGGATGGCACTTGCACAAGCAATGATGGAATATATCCACGAAGAAATTGGTGCCAATACACTGTTTTCTACGCATTATCATGAATTGACACAATTAGAAGATGTGTTGGATCGCTTGCTGAATGTTCATGTTGCAGCCAAAGAGCAAAATGGTAAAGTTGTGTTCTTACACAAAGTATTACCGGGTGCAGCCGATCGAAGCTACGGAATCCATGTAGCTGAACTTGCAGGTCTCCCTGCAGATGTAGTCGGACGTGCAAAAACATTGCTACAGCGTTTTGAAGAAGACAGTACAACTAAAGGGGCTTCTTCTGTATCGGAGCAACTGGCTTTCTTTGATACCACTAGCGAACCGATTTTTTCACCAGAAACACAAACGTTGCTTGAAGAGATAGAAGCGATAGATTTGATGAACATGACACCTATGCAGACAATGCAAAAATTAATGGAATGGAAAGAACGTTTGATGCAAGACAAGAAGGAGTGA
- a CDS encoding immunoglobulin-like domain-containing protein gives MVKIKWFIIPALLMILSACSKGNDMQTLSAPSPEQELGASRSGLTLSISVQQYKEGMPIFHTTLRNDSQISYEYGEYYHIEILKNNEWYTLAHSDFVFYENPQFTNLGRLIAPAKVIHQLFSVEIIGVTLMPGEYRLVKMFLKPVAPYYVVTLAVPFTVISAV, from the coding sequence ATGGTGAAAATAAAATGGTTCATAATTCCAGCACTTCTAATGATACTGTCAGCATGTAGCAAAGGAAATGATATGCAAACTCTTTCGGCTCCATCTCCTGAACAAGAATTAGGGGCAAGTAGAAGTGGTCTGACGCTATCGATTTCGGTACAACAATATAAAGAAGGTATGCCGATATTCCACACGACATTAAGAAATGATAGCCAAATTAGTTATGAATATGGCGAATACTATCATATAGAAATACTGAAAAATAACGAATGGTATACGTTGGCACATTCAGATTTTGTGTTTTATGAAAATCCACAGTTCACTAATTTGGGTCGTTTAATTGCACCGGCAAAGGTGATTCATCAATTGTTTTCCGTGGAAATAATAGGTGTGACCCTCATGCCAGGAGAGTATCGCCTAGTCAAAATGTTTTTGAAACCGGTAGCCCCTTATTATGTAGTAACACTTGCTGTTCCGTTCACAGTGATTTCTGCAGTATAG
- a CDS encoding alpha/beta hydrolase: MTDQWIEMRDGTKVYSRAYTPATNPKARVHIIHGLAEHSRRYDRFAKHLQSQGYVVTLHDQRGHGKTAIENGNTYGYLGQSATFDQLVDDTFEVNQAYQQQNPELPLVLLGHSMGSFVARRYIQLYGSTLSGVVLSGTRSNSELTAHAAIALAAYREDKYPKDQPDELLNSLVFGNYSKQFPDEGEFSWLSRDTISVSDYKEDEACGFVPTAQMFRVVLEGMNSIEAPEFLLNIPNELPILLLSGTDDLVGNRAKGVWKVAKQFDKANQRHVTVQLFEGGRHEMLQETNYKQVYTTIVEWMKKHESAI, from the coding sequence ATGACGGATCAATGGATAGAGATGCGTGACGGTACAAAAGTGTACAGTAGAGCTTATACACCAGCGACGAATCCGAAAGCACGTGTGCATATCATTCATGGACTAGCGGAACATAGTCGTCGGTATGATCGTTTTGCAAAACATTTACAATCGCAAGGATATGTTGTGACGCTCCACGATCAACGTGGTCATGGTAAGACGGCTATCGAAAACGGTAATACGTATGGTTATCTAGGTCAATCTGCCACATTCGATCAATTAGTAGATGATACATTTGAAGTCAACCAAGCCTATCAACAACAAAACCCTGAACTTCCGTTAGTGCTACTAGGGCACAGCATGGGCTCATTCGTTGCGAGGCGCTATATTCAGTTATATGGTTCTACGCTTAGTGGTGTGGTTCTATCGGGCACTAGATCGAATTCTGAGCTTACAGCGCATGCAGCGATTGCATTAGCTGCATATAGAGAAGACAAATATCCTAAAGACCAACCAGATGAGCTTTTAAACAGTTTAGTCTTCGGTAATTATTCAAAGCAATTCCCAGACGAAGGTGAATTTTCTTGGTTATCACGCGATACGATAAGTGTCAGCGATTATAAAGAAGATGAAGCGTGTGGGTTTGTGCCGACTGCTCAAATGTTCCGTGTGGTGCTTGAGGGAATGAACTCTATAGAAGCTCCTGAATTCTTGTTAAATATTCCAAATGAACTGCCCATTTTATTATTATCAGGAACCGATGATTTAGTTGGGAATCGAGCGAAGGGTGTTTGGAAAGTAGCCAAACAATTTGATAAAGCGAATCAACGACATGTTACTGTTCAGCTGTTTGAAGGCGGCAGACATGAAATGCTACAAGAAACTAATTATAAACAAGTGTATACGACTATAGTGGAGTGGATGAAAAAACATGAATCTGCCATTTGA
- the mutL gene encoding DNA mismatch repair endonuclease MutL, whose protein sequence is MNQIHIMDDTLANKIAAGEVVERPSSIVKELVENAIDAQSTKIEVSLVEAGLSSIRVTDNGNGMSEDDAIRCFERHATSKISNEHDLFRIRTLGFRGEALASIAAVSKVSLWTSNGEDGAVVEIEGGKVLKYEAGALRKGTDFLIQHLFFNTPARLKYMKTIQTELGHTIDLLNRLALSHPDISFSLTHDQHEILRTSGSGDLLRVLSDIYGVGVARKMIPFQKEDADFKVKGFITLPEMTRASKNYISLLMNGRWIKSYAGTQAAIDAMHTYLPIGRFPIAVIDITADPILTDVNVHPAKRHIRISKEGELLSLIKNAIKEAIQGVTIIPDAVKKEKPIKRDSEQQSIWTSSYRRPEVSVPLGGLEVSPTIMPAEEPETELTTSVFPEAIFEQRDESIPEEPVVYEQEQQEGNHFPSIVPIGQVHGTYIVAQNEDGFYLIDQHAAQERIKYEYFKVKLGQVDSGERQQLLLPLVFHYSADEQVKIEECKSALEEVGVFLESFGPATYTVKEYPSWFPEGQATSIIEEMIEQVLEKRKVDVEKLREESAIMMSCKKSIKANYYLRQEDMERLLTDLGACRNPYTCPHGRPVLIHFTTYELEKMFKRVM, encoded by the coding sequence ATGAATCAAATTCACATTATGGATGACACCTTGGCCAATAAAATCGCAGCGGGAGAAGTAGTGGAGCGTCCTTCTTCAATCGTCAAGGAACTAGTGGAGAATGCGATTGATGCGCAGAGTACAAAAATAGAAGTATCTCTAGTAGAAGCGGGACTCTCTTCTATTCGCGTAACCGATAACGGTAACGGTATGTCTGAAGATGATGCTATCCGCTGTTTTGAACGGCATGCTACTAGTAAAATATCCAATGAACATGATCTATTTCGTATCCGTACCCTTGGATTTCGCGGAGAAGCATTAGCGAGTATTGCGGCTGTGTCGAAAGTTTCATTATGGACATCGAATGGTGAAGATGGTGCTGTAGTAGAGATTGAAGGTGGGAAAGTACTGAAATATGAAGCAGGTGCTTTACGAAAAGGGACAGATTTTCTCATACAACATCTATTCTTCAATACACCAGCACGCTTAAAATATATGAAAACAATTCAAACGGAGCTGGGACATACCATTGATTTATTAAACCGATTAGCACTGAGTCACCCTGACATATCCTTCTCATTAACGCACGATCAGCATGAAATTCTCAGAACATCAGGTTCAGGAGATTTATTACGGGTATTATCAGATATATACGGTGTTGGAGTTGCGCGTAAAATGATTCCATTTCAAAAAGAGGATGCTGATTTCAAGGTGAAGGGGTTTATTACACTTCCCGAAATGACACGTGCTTCGAAAAACTATATTTCACTTCTAATGAATGGGCGATGGATTAAAAGCTATGCGGGGACGCAAGCAGCAATAGATGCGATGCATACGTACTTACCAATTGGAAGATTTCCCATTGCGGTCATTGATATTACAGCCGATCCTATTTTGACGGATGTTAACGTTCACCCAGCAAAGCGCCATATCCGTATTAGTAAAGAAGGCGAATTACTTTCTCTTATAAAAAATGCAATCAAAGAAGCGATTCAAGGAGTCACCATAATCCCTGACGCGGTAAAGAAAGAGAAGCCAATAAAAAGGGATTCTGAACAGCAATCTATTTGGACATCTTCTTATCGCCGTCCAGAAGTGAGCGTTCCATTAGGTGGTCTAGAAGTTTCACCGACCATTATGCCCGCGGAAGAACCTGAAACAGAGCTGACAACATCGGTATTTCCAGAAGCTATTTTTGAGCAGCGGGATGAATCTATACCGGAAGAGCCTGTTGTGTATGAACAAGAGCAGCAAGAAGGAAACCATTTTCCGTCCATTGTGCCTATAGGACAAGTTCACGGAACGTATATTGTTGCGCAAAATGAGGATGGGTTTTATTTAATCGATCAGCACGCAGCCCAAGAGAGAATCAAATATGAATATTTTAAGGTGAAGCTTGGTCAAGTAGATTCAGGTGAGCGTCAGCAATTACTTTTGCCGCTCGTCTTTCATTACTCTGCTGATGAACAAGTGAAGATTGAGGAATGCAAAAGCGCACTGGAAGAAGTCGGTGTGTTTTTAGAATCATTTGGTCCTGCCACATATACAGTAAAAGAATATCCTTCTTGGTTTCCTGAAGGACAGGCTACTTCAATCATTGAAGAAATGATTGAACAAGTGCTTGAGAAACGAAAAGTGGATGTTGAGAAATTACGCGAAGAAAGTGCTATCATGATGAGTTGTAAAAAATCTATTAAGGCAAATTACTATTTGAGACAAGAAGACATGGAACGTTTGCTCACGGATCTTGGTGCTTGTCGCAATCCGTACACATGTCCACACGGTCGTCCTGTGTTAATCCACTTTACAACCTATGAATTAGAGAAGATGTTTAAACGAGTGATGTAA
- the cotE gene encoding outer spore coat protein CotE, whose protein sequence is MTKAVIAKGKHRSESTEMLKPPNRPSSILGCWVINHTQQAKKVGKYVEVTGSFDVNVWYSHHDHSKTSVFTESIPYKDKIALHYRDEPTSAKEETIVTVLQHPNCTEASISECGQNFSISIERELLVEMIGETKVSVTIHPHPYDEEWPILEAESSSIVMEDKKNKEVPNKERPHQPPQRKDSPF, encoded by the coding sequence GTGACTAAAGCTGTTATTGCCAAAGGGAAGCATCGATCAGAGTCTACTGAGATGCTGAAGCCACCTAATCGTCCTTCAAGTATATTGGGCTGTTGGGTGATCAATCACACGCAACAAGCAAAGAAAGTTGGTAAGTACGTGGAAGTGACCGGTAGTTTTGATGTGAATGTTTGGTACTCACACCATGATCATTCTAAAACTTCCGTCTTTACTGAATCGATTCCTTATAAAGATAAGATTGCATTGCATTATCGTGATGAGCCGACATCAGCAAAAGAGGAAACGATTGTCACAGTATTGCAGCATCCGAATTGTACAGAAGCTAGTATTTCTGAATGCGGACAAAACTTCTCGATTTCGATTGAAAGAGAGTTATTGGTTGAGATGATTGGTGAAACAAAAGTATCTGTAACGATTCATCCACATCCGTACGATGAAGAATGGCCAATACTAGAAGCTGAATCTTCTTCTATTGTGATGGAAGATAAAAAGAATAAAGAGGTTCCGAATAAAGAGAGACCGCATCAACCGCCTCAGCGTAAAGATTCACCATTTTAA
- a CDS encoding RicAFT regulatory complex protein RicA family protein, with protein MEKKFTKDEIIQKARDLAHMLANTEEVEFYKRAEAQINENQKVREKIASMKSLQTQAVNFQNYEKERALKAIEKKIDQVQAEIDAIPLVQEFKQSQDEVNDLLQLVSNTIANSVTDEIIESTGGDLLRGETGSYVENTQKKSLS; from the coding sequence ATGGAGAAGAAATTTACAAAAGACGAAATCATACAAAAAGCACGCGATTTGGCACATATGTTGGCAAATACAGAAGAAGTCGAGTTTTATAAACGTGCAGAAGCACAAATTAATGAAAATCAAAAAGTACGTGAAAAAATCGCTAGTATGAAATCACTTCAAACGCAGGCAGTAAATTTCCAAAACTATGAAAAAGAACGCGCTTTAAAAGCAATTGAGAAGAAAATTGATCAAGTCCAAGCTGAAATCGATGCGATTCCATTGGTACAAGAGTTCAAACAGTCTCAAGATGAAGTGAATGATTTACTACAATTGGTATCTAATACGATTGCGAACAGTGTAACGGATGAAATTATCGAGTCTACTGGCGGCGACCTTTTACGTGGTGAAACAGGTTCATACGTAGAAAATACACAGAAAAAATCATTGTCTTAA
- a CDS encoding glycerol-3-phosphate dehydrogenase/oxidase, with the protein MFSTLERSSRIQNLKNLSFDVLVVGGGITGAGIALDAAARGFSVALVDMQDFAAGTSSRSTKLIHGGLRYLKQFEVKIVAETGKEREIVFRNSRNITKSRPMLLPIYKKGTYGKYSTSVGLLVYDLLAGVKHAERREMLTKKETAELEPLLKKENLKGGGHYVEYQTDDARLTIEVLKKASEKGALCLNYMKCEQFNFENEHIVGAVLSDQQTGERFSVKASMVINASGPWVDELQKKVSSQHKKQLHITKGVHIVVDQSIFPLQQAIYFDNSDGRMLFAIPRENKTYIGTTDTFYSDDKQNPVATEDDINYIIKAVHHIFPSVHLQRHHVESTWAGIRPLIAQEGKDASEISRKDEVWETAPGLLTIAGGKLTGYRQMAEVVVDRIAERLEKPFIKHCETKNICVSGSDFENDEDLQQFIHQQAERASQFGLTSQQGARLASFYGRNSDQVFQFAHVVSAEENELPISLRAEILYGIHYEMITSPSDFFIRRKGDLYFQIDVVESLAAQVTDYMATLLHYTDSEKSIHENDLKNAIAEAKGSVSS; encoded by the coding sequence ATGTTTTCAACATTAGAGAGATCAAGCAGAATTCAGAACCTGAAAAACTTATCATTCGATGTATTAGTTGTCGGTGGAGGGATTACAGGGGCGGGTATCGCATTAGATGCGGCTGCAAGAGGATTTTCGGTTGCCCTAGTTGATATGCAGGATTTCGCTGCAGGCACTTCTAGTCGCTCAACAAAATTGATACATGGCGGTTTACGTTATTTAAAACAATTTGAAGTAAAGATCGTGGCGGAAACGGGGAAAGAACGGGAAATCGTTTTCCGCAATTCGCGTAATATTACGAAATCCAGGCCGATGTTATTGCCGATCTATAAAAAAGGAACGTATGGCAAATATTCTACTTCGGTTGGCCTTCTCGTTTACGATTTACTGGCAGGGGTTAAGCATGCAGAACGTCGTGAAATGCTAACAAAAAAAGAAACAGCTGAACTTGAACCATTGTTGAAGAAAGAAAATTTAAAAGGCGGCGGACATTATGTAGAATATCAAACTGATGACGCGCGCTTGACGATTGAAGTGTTAAAGAAAGCATCAGAAAAAGGTGCTCTTTGTTTAAACTATATGAAATGTGAACAATTCAATTTTGAAAACGAACATATTGTGGGAGCTGTCTTAAGTGATCAACAGACGGGCGAACGGTTTTCGGTAAAGGCTTCAATGGTCATCAACGCTTCCGGTCCATGGGTTGATGAATTACAGAAAAAGGTTAGTAGCCAACACAAGAAACAATTGCATATTACGAAAGGCGTTCATATAGTTGTTGATCAATCCATATTCCCACTCCAACAAGCAATCTATTTTGATAACTCAGACGGTCGAATGCTATTTGCAATTCCACGAGAGAATAAGACGTACATCGGAACGACGGACACATTTTACTCAGATGATAAACAGAACCCTGTAGCCACAGAAGATGATATTAATTATATTATTAAGGCAGTTCATCATATTTTCCCGAGTGTTCACCTGCAACGTCATCATGTAGAATCCACATGGGCTGGAATACGTCCACTGATTGCTCAAGAAGGCAAGGATGCTTCTGAAATTTCAAGAAAAGATGAAGTGTGGGAAACGGCACCTGGGCTGCTAACAATTGCTGGCGGAAAGTTAACGGGTTACCGACAGATGGCTGAAGTCGTAGTGGATCGAATTGCCGAACGATTAGAAAAGCCTTTTATCAAACACTGTGAAACTAAAAACATCTGTGTGTCCGGAAGTGATTTCGAAAATGATGAGGATTTGCAACAGTTTATCCATCAACAGGCTGAACGTGCATCCCAATTTGGTTTAACTTCACAGCAAGGCGCACGTCTTGCTTCATTTTATGGTAGAAATAGTGATCAAGTATTCCAATTTGCCCATGTAGTTTCAGCAGAGGAAAATGAGTTGCCTATTAGTTTACGTGCAGAGATTTTATATGGCATTCATTATGAAATGATTACTTCACCAAGTGATTTCTTTATTCGCCGAAAAGGAGATCTGTATTTTCAAATCGATGTAGTAGAATCATTGGCAGCACAAGTAACAGACTATATGGCTACGTTATTGCACTACACGGACAGTGAGAAATCAATTCACGAAAATGATTTGAAGAATGCAATAGCTGAAGCGAAAGGGAGTGTAAGCTCATGA